One Oncorhynchus clarkii lewisi isolate Uvic-CL-2024 chromosome 28, UVic_Ocla_1.0, whole genome shotgun sequence genomic region harbors:
- the LOC139386517 gene encoding nicotinamide riboside kinase 2-like isoform X2, with the protein MEAMVNTVEGWQENPIKFARSHGICVTPEAEDSDPDNGIHILIVEGFLLYNYKPIVDVYDKSYYIAIPKEECKRRRSTRNYTVPDPPGLFEGHVWPMYLKHRKEMEENYHGIEYLDGLKPKEEIYNQVYENIQNTLLNNL; encoded by the exons atGGAGGCCATGGTTAACACTGTGGAGGGATGGCAAGAGAACCCAATCAAGTTCGCCCGCTCCCACGGCATCTGCGTCACACCTGAAGCAGAGGACTCAGACCCTGACAACGGTATCCACATCCTCATCGTGGAAGGGTTTCTGCTCTATAACTACAA GCCTATTGTTGATGTCTATGACAAAAGCTACTACATTGCCATTCCAAAAGAGGAGTGCAAGAGGAGGAGAAGTACAAGGAACTACACAGTCCCTGACCCCCCTGGTCTGTTTGAAGGCCATGTCTGGCCCATGTACCTGAAACACAGGAAAGAGATGGAAGAAAACTACCATGGTATAG AGTACCTTGATGGCTTGAAACCTAAAGAGGAGATCTACAACCAAGTGTATGAAAACATACAAAACACCCTACTCAACAACTTATAG